The following are encoded together in the Oncorhynchus masou masou isolate Uvic2021 chromosome 5, UVic_Omas_1.1, whole genome shotgun sequence genome:
- the si:dkey-156n14.3 gene encoding zinc finger protein ZXDC gives MEIQGLSDAQNIYYQHGAPRRTGSSQFRTTTLSRSISNENEAEENLESNELQSNNNNRQRTSPFRLLVENGSGVCLPVCKQNGKNNSPLQAQTASVGLRNVNTLKERELNTQLPPQDLRTGYKYDVESGDSILQMALPFFEGEEEHSQQLQTAVLRQQHEDGASLLQSLASESTAAYRSNTTVSANKNTEGLYVVFNIVQEDGNDTNKDRLGNPSKDGDTIIGKKAEDSKIIPCNSMEVQNTNALIESDENLNNLAGRALKITAPQCSALISSSNSEGEATVPNEKQSMCYETENENAVLTNEYDDNICGHLDNIDSSAADELLSQPEARERSALISENTYIVEMSDTMDTSDFISDPGTSLSASANADGASANETFSGTIMINNQSIIVTIENGILTLAAPPEGYTHKDDGMVGLKEHLGMKDNEDIVLLNYDSGTKSIGKISNVAVIRTGHHEEPRLGMSASDSELALADHCSLSEFGASLDSCPVIKQESGTLCAISEGDLVSLRPEGSFVNCVDNDDFQPVSFIGASGLSKKGALVTTYRCPQPGCLSTFDARQKVKMHLLNHTEDQRPFKCTFEGCSWAFTTSYKLKRHLQSHDKVRPHKCEWEGCGRRFTTVYNLKAHVKQHDQENSFVCEICSERFRSATRLTNHQRAHFEPERPHKCEFPGCEKTFITYSALFSHNRTHFRETGQFTCTYPGCDKRYDKACRLKIHMRSHTGERPFICDSEACGWSFTSMSKLLRHKRKHDDDRRFTCPEEGCGKSFTRAEHLKGHSITHLGTKPFECHVDGCSAKFSARSSLYIHSKKHKQDAGSLRMCCPVANCSKHFSSRSSLKSHMLKHHHLSPDVLSQLEATPTLTPSSELVSGATATGTGSGVTGSDQLANLDLSSLFSAVLGGPVPTTHGVGVPVGSAGPAGSFAMDLSLVSSGILTIDPASVGTTLGTSGHGATMAKASVDPLILAAGADMGHLEGTVGVLPPQGTLNLDNVQTATPEALSSLTALTMQAATSTADHHTLTHTLSSSSTLAAEPSPLAAPPGPKLLSSPSKVTEAGGSRGGSGPLLGCVEVLGQQEGGKVLTQFVFPGSGCTFSPQKEPELSHSSAVSPCSFLESSGSARTDYRAIQLAKKRKQRGPTACSGSLGLGQRKSKGGKASSASTPLVPTSARFGEGSATANGGLTIRDPVTGAQYVQIQLLQDDPPSDGDLAFQLSSQPSSSHSQLTVDLPVNILQEPPALTEDDNGSDNSQFTGSTINLQDLE, from the exons ATGGAAATCCAGGGGCTTTCTGATGCCCAAAACATTTACTATCAACATGGCGCCCCACGTAGAACAGGCTCGTCTCAGTTTAGGACAACGACACTTTCTCGCTCCATTTCGAACGAGAACGAAGCAGAGGAGAATTTGGAATCGAACGAACTgcaaagcaacaacaacaataggCAGAGGACATCTCCATTTCGCCTGCTGGTAGAAAATGGCAGCGGTGTTTGCCTGCCCGTCTGCAAGCAGAACGGTAAAAATAATAGCCCTCTTCAAGCCCAAACTGCGAGTGTGGGACTCCGTAACGTGAATACTTTGAAAGAAAGGGAGCTAAACACACAACTGCCTCCACAAGATTTGAGGACGGGTTACAAATATGATGTTGAAAGTGGGGATAGCATATTGCAAATGGCGTTGCCTTTCTTTGAGGGGGAAGAGGAACATTCGCAGCAACTGCAAACTGCGGTTTTACGGCAGCAACATGAAGACGGCGCCTCCCTGTTGCAGTCATTGGCGAGCGAGAGCACGGCGGCCTACAGGAGCAACACCACGGTTAGCGCGAATAAAAACACCGAGGGATTGTATGTGGTTTTCAACATTGTCCAAGAGGATGGAAATGACACAAATAAAGACAGACTGGGGAATCCATCCAAAGATGGAGATACAATAATCGGTAAGAAGGCTGAAGATTCCAAAATCATTCCATGTAATTCGATGGAGGTTCAAAACACCAATGCCCTTATTGAATCAGACGAGAATTTGAACAATTTAGCAGGCAGGGCCTTGAAAATAACTGCTCCTCAGTGTAGTGCATTAATTTCAAGTTCAAATAGTGAGGGTGAGGCAACTGTACCGAATGAAAAACAGTCTATGTGTTATGAAACGGAGAATGAAAACGCTGTTTTGACAAACGAATATGACGATAACATATGCGGCCACCTTGACAACATTGACAGTAGCGCGGCAGACGAATTACTTTCTCAGCCCGAAGCTAGAGAACGCAGTGCCTTGATTTCAGAAAACACCTATATCGTGGAAATGAGCGACACGATGGACACTTCCGACTTCATTTCCGACCCTGGAACGAGCCTCTCTGCTTCCGCCAATGCAGATGGGGCCTCTGCCAACGAGACATTCTCTGGAACCATCATGATAAACAACCAAAGCATCATAGTAACCATAGAAAACGGGATACTGACTCTAGCAGCACCTCCAGAGGGTTACACCCACAAAGATGACGGAATGGTCGGCTTGAAGGAACATCTTGGAATGAAAGACAATGAGGACATAGTGCTTCTCAACTATGACAGCGGGACCAAATCCATTGGGAAAATCAGCAACGTGGCAGTTATTCGGACTGGTCACCACGAAGAGCCTAGGCTAGGCATGTCCGCAAGCGACTCAGAACTGGCTCTGGCTGACCACTGTTCATTGTCAGAGTTTGGCGCTTCTCTGGACTCGTGCCCAGTCATCAAGCAGGAGAGTGGGACACTGTGTGCCATAAGCGAGGGTGATTTGGTGTCCCTGCGCCCAGAGGGTTCTTTCGTCAACTGTGTCGACAACGACGACTTCCAGCCTGTCAGCTTCATCGGTGCTTCAGGGCTCTCCAAGAAAGGTGCCTTAGTCACAACGTACCGCTGCCCCCAGCCCGGCTGCCTCAGCACCTTCGACGCGCGCCAAAAGGTCAAGATGCACCTTCTCAACCACACTGAGGACCAGAGGCCCTTCAAATGCACCTTTGAGGGTTGCAGCTGGGCCTTCACCACCTCCTACAAGCTCAAACGCCACCTCCAGTCTCACGACAAAGTGCGGCCACACAAGTGCGAGTGGGAGGGCTGCGGCCGCCGCTTCACCACGGTCTACAACCTGAAGGCGCACGTGAAGCAGCACGACCAAGAGAACTCCTTCGTGTGCGAAATCTGCAGTGAGCGCTTCCGCAGTGCCACCCGGCTGACCAATCACCAGCGGGCCCATTTTGAACCCGAGAGGCCGCACAAGTGCGAGTTTCCAG gtTGTGAGAAGACCTTCATCACCTACAGTGCCCTATTCTCCCACAACCGCACACACTTCCGCGAGACGGGCCAGTTTACCTGCACCTATCCGGGCTGCGACAAGCGCTATGACAAGGCCTGCCGCCTCAAGATCCACATGCGCAGCCACACAG GCGAGAGGCCATTCATCTGCGATTCAGAGGCCTGTGgctggtccttcaccagcatgTCCAAGTTACTTAGGCACAAAAG GAAGCATGATGACGACAGGCGCTTCACCTGCCCAGAGGAGGGCTGTGGCAAGTCCTTCACCCGGGCAGAGCACCTCAAGGGCCACAGCATCACCCACCTGGGCACCAAGCCCTTTGAGTGCCACGTAGACG gCTGCAGTGCCAAGTTCTCAGCACGGAGCAGCCTGTATATCCACTCGAAGAAGCACAAGCAAGACGCGGGCAGCCTGAGGATGTGTTGCCCCGTGGCCAACTGCAGCAAGCACTTTTCCTCCCGCAGTAGCCTCAAGAGCCACATGCTCAAACACCACCACCTCAGTCCCG ATGTGCTAAGCCAGCTGGAGGCCACACCCACACTGACCCCCAGCAGTGAGTTGGTCAGCGGAGCCACTGCCACAGGAACTGGTTCGGGAGTCACCGGAAGCGACCAGCTTGCCAACCTGGACCTCAGCTCCCTGTTCTCTGCTGTGCTTGGGGGTCCTGTGCCCACCACCCACGGCGTCGGGGTGCCCGTGGGTAGCGCAGGGCCAGCAGGCTCCTTCGCCATGGACTTGTCCCTGGTCAGCTCAGGCATCCTCACCATCGACCCAGCCTCAGTTGGCACCACCCTGGGCACGTCCGGGCACGGTGCTACCATGGCCAAAGCTTCCGTGGACCCGCTAATCCTGGCGGCAGGGGCGGACATGGGCCACCTGGAGGGGACAGTGGGAGTCCTCCCCCCGCAGGGCACACTCAACCTGGACAACGTGCAGACAGCCACCCCCGAAGCCCTCAGCTCCCTTACGGCCCTGACCATGCAGGCTGCCACATCCACCGCAGACcaccatacactcacacacaccctcagttCCTCCAGCACATTGGCTGCCGAGCCCTCACCCCTGGCTGCGCCCCCTGGGCCCAAGCTCCTCTCGTCCCCCTCTAAGGTGACTGAGGCTGGAGGGAGCAGGGGTGGCAGCGGGCCTCTCTTGGGCTGTGTGGAGGTGCTGGGGCAGCAGGAGGGGGGCAAGGTGCTGACCCAGTTTGTGTTCCCTGGCAGTGGCTGCACGTTCAGCCCACAGAAAGAGCCTGAGCTCAGCCACAGCTCGGCAGTCTCGCCCTGCTCCTTCCTG GAAAGTAGTGGCTCAGCGCGGACTGACTACAGAGCTATCCAGCTGGCCAagaagaggaaacagagaggcCCCACCGCCTGCTCAG GGAGCTTAGGATTGGGTCAGAGGAAGAGTAAAGGCGGGAAAGCCAGCAGTGCCTCAACGCCATTGGTTCCCACAAGCGCCCGTTTTGGGGAAGGTTCTGCAACTGCCAATGGGGGGCTGACTATCCGTGACCCTGTCACCGGAGCCCAGTATGTGCAGATCCAACTCTTGCAG gaCGACCCTCCCAGCGACGGGGATCTAGCCTTCCAGCTGAGCTCCCAGCCCTCCAGCTCCCACTCCCAACTCACCGTGGACCTTCCCGTCAACATCTTACAG GAACCTCCTGCTTTGACAGAGGATGACAATGGCTCGGACAACTCCCAGTTCACAGGAAGCACCATCAACCTGCAGGACCTGGAGTGA